The Pseudomonas sp. TH06 genome has a window encoding:
- the malQ gene encoding 4-alpha-glucanotransferase, giving the protein MSDAQLEILASRAGLAVDWIDANGRPQKVAPAVLRNVLTGLGHPASTAQEIDASLLELQQVQQDRHLPPLLTSDVGVGVDLARYFEPGTPCEIHLEDGSRLNLKLDADAVLPGLIPVGYQQVHIADQYFTLAVAPERCFSVGDAVDNPIPRVWGLSVQLYGLRRPGDGGFGDTQALEELARVAGERGADALAISPLHAMFSADTGRYSPYSPSSRLFLNSLYAAPGAILGERALRDAIEVTGLAEQFAQLEDLKLIDWPAAADAKQKLLQALYDGFVAGEHPLHPDFASFRHAGGEALENHCRFEAIQEMRAARGESLDWREWPEQWHDPRGAALEAFAEEYAERIGYFAFCQWLIHRCLERAQTTARSAGMGIGLIADLAVGADGAGSQAWSFQDELLASLTVGAPPDILNRSGQGWGISAFSPEGLIRNGFRAFIEMLRANFAHAGGLRIDHVMGLQRLWVIPNGAVPADGAYLYYPVDDLLRLLTLESHRHQAIVLGEDLGTVPDGLQEKLIARSMLGMRVLLFEQDNTRFKPILDWPDNALATTSTHDLPTLNGWWHGRDIDWNARLGFVDANGEIEWRRHRQREREGLRGALSQDPQNFREESHEADQVVDASVRFLGHTRAPLVLLPLEDALGIVEQANLPGTIDTHPNWSRRLPGSSEALLDGADAARRLELLACARLQAAERDQ; this is encoded by the coding sequence ATGAGCGATGCGCAACTGGAAATTCTTGCCAGCCGAGCCGGCCTTGCGGTCGACTGGATCGACGCCAACGGCCGCCCGCAAAAAGTCGCCCCGGCGGTATTGCGCAATGTCCTCACCGGGCTCGGCCACCCCGCCAGCACCGCCCAGGAAATCGACGCCAGCCTGCTTGAGCTGCAACAAGTCCAGCAAGACCGTCACCTGCCGCCGCTGTTGACCAGCGATGTCGGCGTCGGCGTCGATCTGGCGCGTTATTTCGAGCCGGGTACTCCTTGTGAAATCCACCTCGAAGACGGTTCACGGCTGAACCTCAAGCTCGATGCCGACGCCGTGCTGCCCGGTCTGATCCCGGTCGGGTATCAGCAAGTACATATAGCCGATCAGTACTTCACCTTGGCGGTGGCGCCAGAGCGTTGCTTCAGCGTCGGCGATGCGGTCGACAATCCTATCCCGCGGGTCTGGGGTCTGAGCGTGCAGTTGTATGGTCTGCGTCGGCCCGGCGATGGCGGTTTTGGCGACACCCAGGCCTTGGAAGAACTGGCTCGCGTGGCCGGTGAGCGCGGCGCCGATGCGCTGGCGATCAGTCCGTTGCACGCAATGTTCAGCGCCGACACCGGACGGTACAGCCCTTATTCGCCGTCCAGCCGTTTATTTCTCAATTCGCTGTACGCCGCACCGGGCGCGATTCTTGGTGAACGCGCCCTGCGCGATGCCATCGAGGTGACCGGTCTGGCGGAGCAATTTGCCCAACTGGAAGACCTCAAACTCATCGACTGGCCCGCCGCCGCCGACGCCAAGCAAAAGCTCCTGCAAGCCTTGTACGACGGCTTCGTCGCGGGCGAGCATCCGTTGCATCCCGACTTCGCCAGTTTCCGTCACGCCGGTGGCGAAGCACTGGAGAACCATTGCCGCTTCGAAGCCATTCAAGAGATGCGTGCCGCCCGCGGCGAAAGCCTCGACTGGCGCGAATGGCCCGAGCAGTGGCATGACCCACGCGGCGCTGCCCTTGAAGCGTTTGCCGAAGAATACGCCGAACGCATCGGCTACTTCGCCTTTTGCCAGTGGCTGATCCACCGTTGCCTGGAGCGTGCGCAAACCACCGCCCGCAGCGCTGGCATGGGCATCGGCCTGATTGCTGACCTCGCGGTCGGTGCCGATGGCGCCGGCAGTCAGGCCTGGAGTTTCCAGGACGAACTGCTCGCCTCGCTGACCGTCGGCGCACCGCCGGATATTCTCAATCGCTCGGGCCAAGGCTGGGGCATTTCCGCGTTTTCGCCGGAAGGCCTGATCCGCAATGGCTTTCGTGCATTCATCGAAATGCTCCGCGCCAACTTCGCCCACGCCGGCGGCCTGCGCATCGACCATGTGATGGGCCTGCAACGTTTGTGGGTGATTCCCAACGGCGCGGTGCCCGCCGACGGTGCGTATCTGTATTACCCGGTCGATGACCTGCTGCGCCTGCTGACTCTGGAGTCCCATCGTCACCAGGCCATCGTCCTCGGTGAAGACCTCGGCACTGTGCCCGACGGTCTCCAGGAAAAACTCATCGCCCGCTCCATGCTCGGCATGCGAGTCCTGTTGTTCGAGCAGGACAACACCCGTTTCAAGCCGATTCTCGACTGGCCGGACAATGCTCTGGCAACCACCAGCACTCACGACTTGCCGACGCTCAACGGCTGGTGGCATGGCCGCGACATCGACTGGAATGCACGCTTGGGTTTTGTCGATGCCAACGGTGAAATCGAATGGCGACGCCACCGTCAGCGTGAACGCGAAGGTCTGCGCGGCGCCTTGAGTCAGGACCCGCAAAACTTCCGCGAAGAGTCCCACGAGGCCGATCAAGTGGTCGACGCCAGCGTGCGCTTCCTTGGCCATACCCGCGCACCACTGGTGTTGCTGCCACTGGAGGATGCGCTGGGCATCGTCGAGCAAGCGAATCTGCCGGGCACCATCGATACGCACCCGAACTGGTCGCGGCGCTTGCCCGGCAGCAGTGAAGCGCTGCTCGACGGTGCGGATGCTGCGCGCCGTCTCGAGTTACTGGCGTGTGCACGCCTGCAGGCTGCCGAGCGTGACCAATGA
- a CDS encoding alpha/beta hydrolase, giving the protein MSVTISRWLPSLFLTAALPLFAHAAATPVEGPAYGPELQGFDYPYTLKHFAFQSQGKSLQMGYMDVAAHGKANGRTVVLMHGKLFCAATWDSSIKTLSEAGYRVIAPDQIGFCTSSKPDNYQYSFQQLATNTQQLLKALGIQKATLLGHSTGGMLATRYALMFPEQVEELALVNPIGLEDWKALGVPYRTVDQWYERELKVSAQGIREYQRTNFYDGRWKPEFDRWVDMLAGLSKGPGKTQVAWNSALIYDMIFTQPVYYEFKDLKMPTLLLIGTTDTTAIGKDIASPEVKAKMGHYDVLGKQVAKLIPQSTLVEFSRLGHAPQMEEPTQFHQALLGWLNKNNPVR; this is encoded by the coding sequence ATGTCTGTCACGATTTCCCGCTGGCTTCCCAGTCTGTTCCTCACCGCCGCCCTGCCGTTGTTTGCTCATGCTGCCGCCACTCCGGTCGAAGGTCCTGCATACGGCCCGGAGCTACAAGGTTTCGACTACCCTTACACACTCAAGCATTTCGCCTTTCAATCCCAAGGCAAGTCCCTGCAAATGGGCTACATGGATGTCGCCGCCCACGGTAAGGCCAACGGTCGCACGGTAGTGCTGATGCACGGCAAGCTCTTCTGCGCCGCCACTTGGGATAGTTCGATCAAGACCCTGAGCGAAGCGGGTTACCGGGTTATCGCACCGGATCAGATCGGCTTCTGCACCTCCAGCAAACCGGACAATTATCAGTACAGCTTCCAGCAACTGGCGACCAACACCCAGCAATTGCTCAAGGCACTGGGTATTCAGAAAGCCACCCTTTTAGGTCACTCCACCGGTGGCATGCTCGCCACGCGCTACGCCCTGATGTTCCCGGAGCAGGTCGAGGAACTGGCGCTGGTCAACCCTATCGGGCTAGAAGACTGGAAAGCTCTCGGCGTGCCCTACCGCACTGTGGATCAATGGTATGAGCGTGAGCTGAAGGTCAGCGCCCAAGGCATTCGTGAGTACCAGCGCACCAACTTCTATGATGGCCGCTGGAAACCCGAGTTCGACCGCTGGGTCGACATGCTCGCAGGTCTGAGCAAAGGCCCGGGTAAAACCCAAGTGGCCTGGAACTCGGCGCTGATCTACGACATGATTTTCACCCAACCGGTGTACTACGAGTTCAAGGACCTGAAGATGCCGACTCTGCTGTTGATCGGCACTACCGACACCACAGCCATTGGCAAAGACATTGCGTCACCTGAAGTGAAAGCGAAGATGGGGCACTATGACGTGCTCGGCAAACAAGTAGCCAAACTGATCCCGCAATCCACACTGGTGGAATTTTCCCGCTTGGGCCACGCGCCGCAAATGGAAGAACCGACGCAGTTTCATCAGGCGTTGCTCGGCTGGCTGAACAAGAACAATCCCGTTCGTTGA
- a CDS encoding YqaA family protein codes for MSAAYIGLFFAAFGAATLLPLQSEALLVGLIVSERYWLWGLLAVATVGNVLGSLVNWWLGRGLERFQNRRWFPVSARHMATARRHYERYGHWSLLLSWLPVIGDPLTLIAGVMREPLGRFLLIVTLAKGARYAVLAMLTLGWLG; via the coding sequence ATGAGCGCCGCTTACATTGGATTGTTCTTTGCCGCCTTTGGCGCGGCGACACTGTTGCCGTTGCAATCCGAGGCGTTGCTGGTCGGATTGATTGTCAGCGAGCGTTACTGGCTCTGGGGTTTGCTGGCGGTGGCGACCGTGGGCAATGTGCTCGGCTCGCTGGTCAACTGGTGGCTGGGCCGTGGGCTGGAACGTTTTCAGAATCGGCGCTGGTTTCCGGTCAGCGCCAGACACATGGCCACGGCGCGCCGACACTATGAGCGTTATGGGCATTGGTCGCTGTTGCTCAGTTGGCTGCCGGTCATCGGTGATCCGCTGACGCTGATTGCCGGCGTCATGCGCGAGCCGCTCGGGCGCTTTCTGTTGATCGTCACACTGGCCAAAGGTGCACGTTATGCCGTGCTGGCCATGCTGACGCTGGGTTGGCTTGGGTGA
- the treZ gene encoding malto-oligosyltrehalose trehalohydrolase, with translation MPLRTQENWPHGAIMLDAEHTQFALWAPDAFYVSVELEDGQSLPMLPQADGWFLIKTRCPAGTRYRYNIDGELDVPDPASRAQDGDLDRQSVVVDPLAYQWQHSAWHGRPWNEAVIYELHVGTLGGFAAVEQHLARLVALGITAIELMPIAQFPGERNWGYDGVLHYAPQASYGTPEQLKHLIDTAHGHGLAVILDVVYNHFGPDGNYLGRYAKGFFREDKHTPWGAGIDFRRREVRDFFIENALMWLLEYRFDGLRLDAVHAIEDPHFLRELAQRIRQQIDPGRHVWLTVENELNQSSLLEEDYDAQWNDDGHNALHVLLTGETDAYYADYALQPTQQLVRCLSQGFVFQGHITRHGEPRGEPSEHLPSTAFVLFLQNHDQIGNRAFGERLHQLADPRALQAATVLLLLSPMIPLMFMGDEFAAEQPFLFFTSHHGELAELVREGRRNEFAGFSAFADPHKREQIPDPNDPQTFQASRPQLLGNGTAKQQETLALYRQLLQLRHRYIIPNLSGTQALGAQMLGHAAVSARWRLGDGSELRIDLNLSDTAVVNPPRTDAVWQFQQPAAVEPSDEGLLPPYCALVSLTAATPLQPLNGERL, from the coding sequence ATGCCGTTACGGACCCAAGAAAACTGGCCCCACGGCGCGATCATGCTGGACGCCGAACACACACAATTTGCGCTATGGGCACCCGACGCGTTTTACGTCAGTGTCGAACTGGAAGACGGGCAGTCGCTGCCCATGCTGCCGCAAGCCGATGGCTGGTTCCTGATCAAGACCCGCTGTCCGGCAGGCACGCGTTACCGCTACAACATCGATGGCGAACTGGATGTGCCGGATCCGGCCTCCCGCGCCCAGGACGGCGACCTCGACCGCCAGAGCGTGGTGGTCGATCCGCTGGCCTATCAATGGCAGCACAGTGCCTGGCACGGCAGACCATGGAACGAAGCGGTCATCTATGAATTGCATGTCGGGACGCTGGGCGGTTTTGCGGCTGTCGAGCAGCATCTGGCACGGCTGGTAGCGCTGGGCATCACCGCGATTGAACTGATGCCGATCGCGCAATTTCCCGGCGAGCGCAACTGGGGTTACGACGGCGTCTTGCACTACGCCCCGCAAGCCTCGTACGGCACCCCGGAACAACTCAAGCATTTGATCGACACCGCCCACGGCCATGGTCTGGCGGTGATTCTTGACGTGGTCTACAACCACTTCGGCCCCGACGGCAATTACCTCGGTCGCTACGCCAAAGGGTTTTTCCGCGAGGACAAACACACGCCGTGGGGCGCCGGAATCGATTTTCGGCGTCGTGAAGTCCGCGATTTCTTCATTGAAAACGCGTTGATGTGGCTGCTCGAGTATCGCTTCGACGGCTTGCGCCTGGATGCCGTGCACGCCATCGAAGACCCGCATTTCCTGCGTGAACTGGCGCAGCGCATTCGCCAACAGATTGATCCGGGGCGTCATGTCTGGCTGACCGTCGAGAATGAGCTCAACCAGTCAAGCTTGCTGGAAGAAGATTACGACGCGCAGTGGAACGACGACGGCCATAACGCCCTGCATGTATTGCTGACCGGTGAAACCGACGCCTATTACGCCGACTACGCACTGCAACCCACCCAACAGTTGGTCCGCTGCCTGAGCCAGGGTTTCGTCTTTCAGGGGCATATCACCCGCCACGGCGAACCCCGGGGCGAACCGAGCGAACATCTGCCGTCGACCGCGTTCGTACTGTTTCTGCAAAACCACGATCAGATCGGCAACCGGGCTTTCGGTGAGCGCCTGCATCAACTGGCCGATCCCCGCGCCTTGCAAGCGGCGACGGTGCTGTTGCTGCTATCGCCGATGATCCCGCTGATGTTCATGGGCGACGAGTTTGCCGCCGAACAGCCGTTTCTATTTTTCACCAGCCATCACGGTGAGCTTGCAGAGTTGGTGCGTGAAGGTCGGCGCAACGAATTCGCCGGGTTCAGCGCCTTCGCCGATCCGCACAAACGCGAGCAGATCCCGGATCCCAACGACCCACAAACCTTCCAGGCCTCGCGCCCGCAACTGCTCGGCAACGGCACGGCGAAGCAACAGGAAACCCTCGCGCTGTACCGGCAACTGCTGCAATTGCGCCATCGATACATCATTCCCAATCTTTCCGGCACGCAGGCGCTGGGCGCGCAGATGCTTGGCCATGCCGCCGTCAGCGCACGCTGGCGACTGGGTGATGGCAGCGAGCTGCGAATCGACCTGAACCTCAGCGATACGGCGGTGGTCAACCCTCCACGGACCGACGCGGTGTGGCAGTTCCAACAGCCAGCCGCTGTCGAACCGTCGGATGAGGGCCTGCTGCCCCCGTATTGCGCGCTCGTCAGCCTCACAGCCGCAACCCCTCTGCAACCTCTGAATGGAGAGCGCCTATGA
- the glgA gene encoding glycogen synthase GlgA produces the protein MISAALDIQGERAQQSVGEASTVSVPGSRSINIPGTKTLTPVASQNPNKKKVLFVTSEIADLVKTGGLGDVSAALPRAMAHLHDVRVLIPGYPQVMHSENPIHIIGELGGHAALPPCKIGRMDMPDGLVIYVLICPELYEREGSPYGANNGRDWPDNHIRFARLGLAAADIAANLAQIHWCPDLVHAHDWPAGLAPAYMHWRGQRTPTLFTIHNLAYQGVTSLGSCPELGIPTHALQQEGMEFYGKMSFLKAGMAYSSHITTVSATYAQEITTPDFGCGLDGFLAAKTQQGLLSGIPNGIDESWDAATDPHLFAPFHIGDWEGKAVNAAHVRELFGLHDSEGPLFAVVSRLVYQKGLDLTEAVSEYIVQNGGQIAIIGRGEPEEEQAMRELALRFPGQIGVRIGFNETDARRMFAGSDFLLMPSRYEPCGLSQMYAQRFGSLPVARNTGGLADTIENGVTGFLFDQSTVESYREALSRAFKVFAFPELLNAMRCRAMAAPFNWCKAVEPYAELYEQLVAKALGKAHHK, from the coding sequence ATGATCAGTGCGGCATTGGATATACAGGGAGAACGTGCTCAGCAGTCAGTTGGCGAAGCGAGCACCGTCAGCGTTCCCGGCAGCCGATCGATCAACATCCCCGGCACCAAGACGCTGACTCCGGTAGCGAGCCAGAATCCCAACAAGAAAAAAGTATTGTTCGTCACCTCGGAAATCGCCGATCTGGTGAAGACCGGCGGCCTCGGTGACGTTTCCGCCGCCCTGCCCCGTGCCATGGCGCATCTGCACGATGTACGCGTGTTGATCCCCGGTTATCCGCAAGTGATGCACAGCGAAAACCCTATTCATATCATTGGCGAACTGGGCGGCCATGCAGCGCTGCCGCCGTGCAAGATCGGGCGCATGGACATGCCGGACGGGCTGGTGATTTATGTACTGATCTGTCCCGAACTCTACGAGCGTGAAGGCTCACCCTACGGCGCCAACAATGGTCGTGACTGGCCGGACAACCACATTCGCTTTGCCCGTCTGGGCCTGGCCGCCGCTGATATCGCCGCCAACCTCGCGCAAATCCACTGGTGCCCGGATCTGGTGCACGCCCACGATTGGCCCGCCGGGCTGGCGCCCGCTTATATGCACTGGCGCGGGCAACGCACACCAACCTTGTTCACCATTCACAACCTCGCCTATCAAGGCGTGACCAGCCTTGGCTCCTGCCCGGAGCTGGGGATTCCGACCCATGCCTTGCAACAGGAAGGCATGGAGTTCTACGGCAAGATGTCGTTCCTCAAGGCCGGCATGGCGTATTCGAGCCATATCACCACGGTCAGCGCGACCTATGCGCAGGAAATCACCACCCCGGACTTCGGCTGCGGCCTCGACGGCTTTCTTGCCGCCAAGACCCAGCAAGGCTTGCTCAGCGGCATCCCCAACGGCATCGATGAGAGCTGGGACGCAGCGACCGATCCACATCTGTTCGCGCCGTTCCACATCGGCGACTGGGAAGGCAAAGCGGTCAACGCCGCTCACGTTCGCGAGCTGTTTGGTCTGCACGATTCCGAAGGCCCATTGTTCGCCGTGGTATCTCGCCTCGTTTACCAGAAAGGTCTGGATCTGACCGAAGCGGTCTCCGAGTACATCGTGCAGAACGGCGGCCAGATCGCGATCATCGGCCGTGGCGAGCCGGAAGAAGAGCAAGCCATGCGTGAACTGGCGCTGCGCTTTCCCGGCCAGATTGGCGTACGCATCGGCTTCAACGAAACCGACGCCCGCCGCATGTTTGCCGGCAGCGACTTCCTGTTGATGCCTTCGCGCTACGAACCGTGCGGTTTGAGCCAGATGTACGCCCAGCGTTTCGGCTCGTTGCCGGTGGCGCGCAATACCGGCGGTCTGGCCGACACCATCGAAAACGGCGTGACCGGTTTCCTCTTCGATCAATCCACCGTCGAGAGCTACCGCGAAGCCCTGAGCCGCGCCTTCAAGGTCTTTGCGTTCCCCGAGCTGCTCAACGCCATGCGTTGCCGGGCCATGGCGGCGCCGTTCAACTGGTGCAAAGCCGTCGAACCGTACGCCGAACTTTATGAACAACTGGTCGCCAAGGCGCTGGGTAAAGCCCACCACAAGTAA
- a CDS encoding DUF411 domain-containing protein, with the protein MQTSLRLLALSALFLSSLAQAADLIPIEVHRDANCGCCKKWISHLEANGFKVEDHVESDMSSFKQQHGVPPRLASCHTAIINGKFVEGHVPAEQVLALSKRDDLLGVAAPGMPMGSPGMEVDGMSDAYQVIGLKKDGVDVVVADYPAH; encoded by the coding sequence ATGCAAACCTCTCTGCGTCTGCTCGCCCTGAGCGCCCTGTTCCTCTCCTCCCTGGCCCAGGCCGCTGACCTGATCCCTATTGAAGTGCATCGCGACGCCAACTGCGGCTGCTGCAAAAAATGGATCAGCCACCTGGAAGCCAACGGTTTCAAGGTCGAAGATCACGTCGAAAGCGACATGAGCAGCTTCAAGCAACAACATGGCGTGCCACCACGCCTGGCTTCGTGCCACACCGCGATCATCAACGGCAAATTCGTCGAAGGCCATGTGCCGGCGGAACAAGTGCTGGCCCTGAGCAAGCGCGACGATCTGCTCGGTGTTGCCGCACCGGGCATGCCGATGGGCTCGCCGGGCATGGAAGTGGACGGCATGAGCGATGCCTATCAAGTGATCGGCCTGAAAAAGGATGGCGTTGATGTGGTGGTGGCGGACTACCCGGCCCATTGA
- a CDS encoding D-2-hydroxyacid dehydrogenase family protein: MAVQIAVIDDWQDVARDVVDWAQLGGVGEVTFEHDYPADNATLAERLGKYQVICVMRERTRFDADLLKRLPNLKLLVTGGMRNAALDMPAAAALGIKVCGTDSYKHAAPELTWALIMAATRNLVNEANSLRAGSWQQGLGGDLHGKTLGILGLGSIGQRVAQFGQVFGMRVIAWSENLTAERAEHVGVTLVSKQQLFEQADVLSVHLVLSDRSRGLVDTQALDWMKPTALLVNTARGPIVDETALIKALQKQRIAGAALDVFDQEPLPALHPFRTLDNVLATPHVGYVSRQNYEQFFSQMIEDIQAWSAGNTLRQLN; encoded by the coding sequence ATGGCGGTGCAGATTGCAGTGATCGATGACTGGCAGGATGTGGCCCGCGACGTGGTTGATTGGGCGCAACTCGGCGGCGTTGGGGAAGTGACTTTCGAGCACGATTACCCGGCAGACAACGCCACCCTGGCCGAACGCCTTGGCAAGTACCAGGTGATCTGCGTGATGCGCGAACGCACGCGGTTCGACGCAGACCTGCTCAAGCGCCTGCCCAACCTCAAGCTGCTGGTCACCGGAGGCATGCGCAACGCCGCACTCGACATGCCGGCTGCGGCGGCGCTGGGCATCAAGGTCTGCGGCACCGACAGCTACAAACATGCAGCCCCGGAATTGACCTGGGCGCTGATCATGGCCGCAACGCGCAACCTGGTGAACGAAGCCAACTCATTGCGTGCAGGTAGCTGGCAACAGGGACTGGGTGGCGATCTGCATGGCAAGACGTTGGGTATTCTCGGGCTGGGCAGCATCGGCCAGCGGGTGGCGCAGTTCGGACAGGTGTTCGGCATGCGCGTCATTGCCTGGAGTGAAAACCTCACGGCCGAACGCGCTGAACACGTCGGCGTGACCCTCGTCAGCAAGCAGCAATTGTTCGAGCAGGCCGACGTGCTGTCGGTGCATCTGGTGCTCAGCGACCGCAGTCGCGGGCTGGTCGATACGCAGGCGCTGGACTGGATGAAACCGACGGCACTGCTGGTCAACACCGCCCGTGGGCCGATTGTCGATGAAACAGCACTGATCAAGGCGCTGCAAAAACAGCGCATTGCCGGGGCGGCGCTGGATGTGTTCGATCAGGAGCCTTTACCGGCACTGCACCCGTTTCGCACACTGGACAATGTGCTAGCGACGCCCCACGTCGGGTATGTCAGTCGACAGAACTATGAGCAGTTCTTTTCGCAGATGATCGAGGATATTCAAGCCTGGTCGGCCGGCAATACGCTTCGCCAGCTGAACTGA